One stretch of Armigeres subalbatus isolate Guangzhou_Male chromosome 2, GZ_Asu_2, whole genome shotgun sequence DNA includes these proteins:
- the LOC134210022 gene encoding uncharacterized protein LOC134210022 gives MTPLEEVCEQHFRRTVSRTSCGRYMVRLPVREEMLPMVGDSFSVAQRRFFAIERKFAANREFKDEYVKFMEEYKELGHMELSPRDGNPQFILPHHAIFRPDSTTTKTRVVFDATCKGSSQLSLNDVLLVGPIVQPPLLAIVLNWRIPRYVFKADVEKMFRQVWVHPLDRKLLQVLWRSSPFEQLQRYQLTTITYGTSCAPYLATRVLNQLAEDEGHKYPLGAKIILKGFYMDDALAGEDDLETAIEASKQIAELLRLAGFQLRKWSSNDPRILAHLPNEIKEFSPETEIDGAGTVKTLGLLWSHGTDEFGFKIPLLPLLHKVTKRVVASEMAQLFDPLGLVGSVVMSAKVFIQRLWAIHIPWDEDLPEELRDWWLHFRNEIPVLAKLKVPRRVLASGYDSYKLHCFCDASDHGYGACVYVVSSDESKMYNSQLLVAKSRVAPLRGLTIPKLELCAALLGCQHSPSLDPIAPTVWKVFVSNRIAEINKMTHNDNWRHVPSKLNPADRISRGVLPTQILEDSLWWHGPDYLVQDVEYWPEDIVTLTRAEQESRDIEARQTISFTVMQTDHSIIHRYSDLGKLLRVVSYCFRFCNNTRSAKGCRNIGLLQPSEVDYSLKSLIRFVQGMEFSDEVSYLSETPQRQLTSKDRKLQSSFKVLNPFWMIFGLLRLGGRLVKMSAALDTRAPILLPANNHLSWLIARSLHVRTLHGGPNLLLATIRQRFWPLRGRQLARKVVRQCVTCFRCAPKPTEQFMAPLPSVRTTPARVFLNSGIDYCGPFGVRPLVGRGANVKMYVAVFVCMVVKAVHLEIVTDLTSVACINAVKRFIARRGRVVNLYCDNSTAFVGADRELKLMRRQYIQQFSTEGWNGYCLESGISFHFIPPRSPHHGGLWEAGVKSFKHHLRRTLGSRSFTLEELTTTVAQIESMLNSRPISPLSSHPQDLASLTPGHFLIGEPLYSIPEPNYAEHPVGRLTRYQEMKRSIQDFWKRWSREYVSELHQRSKWQRICNEVKVGSMVLLKQDGLPPLEWNLGRVVAVWPGADGHVRVVDVRTAKGTYKRAVTEVYLLPIEDPAQGLPRLNQGEEPSGS, from the exons ATGACCCCGCTAGAAGAAGTGTGTGAACAGCATttcaggagaacggtatctagAACGAGTTGTGGACGCTACATGGTTCGTCTCCCAGTACGAGAAGAAATGCTTCCGATGGTAGGAGACTCGTTTTCCGTGGCGCAGCGCAGATTTTTCGCGATTGAGCGAAAGTTCGCAGCAAACCGTGAGTTCAAAGACGAATACGtgaaattcatggaggagtaCAAGGAACTTGGTCATATGGAGTTAAGTCCTCGCGATGGAAATCCCCAGTTCATCCTGCCGCACCACGCCATCTTTCGGCCAGATAGCACCACTACAAAAACCCGCGTCGTTTTCGACGCTACTTGTAAAGGAAGTTCTCAGTTGTCATTGAATGACGTTCTACTTGTCGGGCCCATCGTTCAACCACCTCTTCTTGCTATCGTCCTCAATTGGCGGATTCCTCGTTATGTCTTCAAGGCGGATGTAGAGAAGATGTTTCGTCAAGTATGGGTTCATCCTCTGGACCGAAAATTGCTTCAGGTTCTTTGGCGGTCTAGCCCATTCGAACAACTTCAACGGTATCAGCTAACTACAATTACGTACGGGACTTCATGCGCACCATACCTCGCTACCCGTGTGCTCAATCAACTGGCAGAAGACGAAGGGCACAAATACCCACTGGGTGCGAAGATTATTCTGAAAGGGTTTTACATGGACGATGCTCTTGCTGGAGAAGACGATTTGGAAACGGCGATCGAAGCTAGCAAACAAATAGCAGAACTTCTAAGGTTAGCTGGTTttcaattgcgaaaatggaGTTCTAACGATCCAAGGATCCTGGCACACCTGCCAAATGAAATAAAGGAATTCTCGCCGGAAACAGAAATCGATGGCGCTGGAACCGTGAAAACATTGGGTCTGCTATGGTCACATGGTACCGATGAATTTGGATTCAAGATCCCATTACTTCCTTTACTGCATAAGGTCACCAAGCGGGTGGTTGCTTCCGAGATGGCGCAGTTATTCGATCCACTCGGACTTGTGGGATCGGTGGTAATGAGTGCTAAAGTATTTATCCAAAGGTTGTGGGCAATCCATATTCCATGGGACGAAGACCTTCCTGAGGAGCTACGAGACTGGTGGCTTCATTTTCGGAACGAAATTCCAGTGTTGGCAAAGTTGAAAGTACCACGACGCGTCCTCGCAAGTGGTTATGATAGTTACAAACTGCATTGTTTCTGCGATGCCTCTGATCACGGTTACGGTGCTTGTGTCTATGTGGTTTCGTCGGACGAGTCAAAAATGTACAACAGCCAATTACTCGTCGCCAAATCTAGGGTCGCCCCCCTACGCGGGCTTACTATCCCCAAACTAGAACTCTGCGCTGCTTTATTGGGTTGTCAG CATAGTCCTTCATTGGATCCAATCGCCCCTACCGTGTGGAAGGTTTTTGTCTCGAATAGAATAGCGGAAATCAACAAAATGACGCACAATGACAACTGGCGTCACGTTCCGTCAAAGTTAAATCCAGCAGACCGCATTTCTCGTGGTGTATTACCAACACAGATACTGGAAGATTCCTTGTGGTGGCATGGACCAGATTACCTCGTACAGGACGTGGAATACTGGCCTGAAGACATAGTTACTCTTACACGCGCGGAGCAGGAATCCCGTGACATAGAAGCTCGCCAAACGATTAGCTTCACCGTAATGCAAACAGATCATTCAATCATCCATCGTTACTCGGACCTCGGCAAGTTACTGCGGGTAGTCAGTTACTGTTTTCGTTTCTGCAACAACACTCGAAGCGCAAAAGGGTGTCGTAATATTGGTCTCCTGCAACCATCCGAAGTAGACTACTCGCTGAAATCGCTCATTCGTTTTGTCCAAGGCATGGAATTCTCAGACGAAGTTAGTTATCTTTCCGAAACCCCTCAGCGGCAGTTAACTAGTAAGGACAGGAAGTTACAGTCTTCGTTCAAAGTACTTAATCctttttggatgatttttggCCTGCTACGGCTCGGTGGACGATTGGTTAAGATGTCAGCTGCTCTGGATACCCGAGCCCCCATCCTGCTTCCGGCAAATAATCACCTATCGTGGCTCATTGCTCGCTCGCTTCATGTAAGAACACTGCACGGAGGACCAAATCTTCTGCTGGCAACCATAAGACAAAGATTTTGGCCATTGCGCGGACGCCAATTGGCTCGAAAGGTTGTTCGCCAATGCGTAACTTGCTTTCGTTGTGCCCCGAAACCAACTGAGCAGTTTATGGCACCTCTTCCGTCGGTGCGAACTACGCCAGCACGAGTGTTTCTGAATAGTGGCATAGACTATTGTGGACCTTTTGGTGTTCGTCCGTTAGTTGGGAGAGGAGCAAACGTGAAAATGTACGTCgccgtgtttgtatgtatggtGGTGAAGGCGGTACATCTCGAAATAGTGACCGATCTTACGTCCGTCGCGTGTATCAATGCGGTGAAACGGTTCATTGCTCGTCGCGGTCGCGTAGTGAATTTGTATTGCGATAATTCAACAGCCTTCGTCGGCGCGGATCGAGAATTGAAGCTGATGCGTCGGCAATACATTCAGCAATTCTCTACGGAAGGGTGGAACGGCTACTGTCTGGAAAGTGGGATATCATTCCATTTCATTCCCCCTCGATCGCCACATCATGGTGGTCTATGGGAAGCTGGAGTGAAGTCTTTTAAGCATCACCTCCGTAGAACCCTAGGTAGCCGATCCTTTACGCTGGAGGAGTTAACTACAACGGTGGCTCAAATTGAAAGCATGCTGAATTCTCGCCCCATCTCGCCACTTTCAAGCCATCCACAAGATCTGGCTAGCCTAACTCCCGGTCACTTTCTGATCGGGGAACCTCTATACTCAATACCCGAGCCCAACTATGCCGAGCATCCCGTTGGTCGACTTACCCGTTATCAAGAAATGAAGCGCAGTATTCAGGACTTCTGGAAACGTTGGTCACGGGAGTACGTCAGCGAGCTTCACCAACGCTCCAAATGGCAGCGTATTTGCAACGAAGTCAAGGTGGGATCCATGGTCCTACTCAAACAAGACGGTCTTCCACCATTAGAGTGGAACTTGGGTCGGGTTGTAGCGGTGTGGCCAGGAGCTGACGGACATGTTAGAGTCGTTGACGTTCGTACGGCAAAAGGCACGTACAAGCGTGCGGTGACAGAAGTATACCTGCTACCAATCGAAGACCCTGCCCAGGGGCTCCCAAGGTTGAACCAAGGAGAAGAACCCTCGGGCTCGTAG
- the LOC134210021 gene encoding uncharacterized protein LOC134210021, producing the protein MPGIILYVTERSNDQDRMLKHGDGCRQKKNPTDLATKWGKGPSLSSTSTWFRGPEFLRSPEIEWPSAPRPNDETTTEELRMCLVHAEETKDYVIDWQRFSKWNCLIRSEAYDIRFCQTLRRKVNKESAAAGHLKQKKLSMAEILVFRLVQEEQYPDEMATLAGVRNQEVAKNFKGLDRMSKIRTLAPFVDDKGVMRSESRISAATFVSYDTRFPIILPKEHFVTRLLLEGYHRRFLHANGETIVNEVRQRFHVSTLRMLVRKIAKECFLCQIRKAAPVIPRMAPLPMARLRPYERPFSYVGLDYFGPISVRVNRSTVKRWIALFTCLTTRAVHLEVAHSLSTESCKQAVRRFIGRRGAPVEIRSDRGTNFVGANNDLRKEMAAMDRQLAETFTNTNTRWVFNPPAAPHMGGAWERLVRSVKTAMAAIKTTEIPKEEALATFVVEAESVVNSRPLTFIPLENEQQEALTPNHFLLLNSSGVVQSPKTQVDPKVVCRGDWELCRSMVDQFWRRWVREYLPTIARRTKWFQDVTPIAVGDLVVVLEEKLRNGWSRGRVVKVNEGRDGRIRSATVQTAAGLLERPVAKMARLDLVGGNADR; encoded by the coding sequence ATGCCCGGCATTATACTatacgtaactgaacgaagTAATGATCAAGATCGGATGCTGAAACATGGCGATGGGTGCCGACAAAAGAAAAATCCAACTGATTTAGCGACCAAGTGGGGGAAAGGTCCTTCATTATCTTCCACCAGTACATGGTTTAGAGGACCAGAGTTCTTGCGTTCGCCGGAAATCGAGTGGCCTTCGGCGCCAAGGCCCAACGATGAGACGACAACTGAGGAGCTACGAATGTGTCTCGTGCACGCTGAAGAAACCAAGGATTATGTTATCGACTGGCAACGTTTTTCTAAGTGGAATTGTTTAATTCGTTCAGAGGCCTACGATATCCGATTTTGCCAGACTCTGCGGAGAAAGGTGAATAAAGAAAGTGCAGCTGCAGGTCATCTAAAACAAAAGAAGCTCTCTATGGCCGAGATCTTAGTGTTTCGATTGGTACAAGAAGAACAATATCCAGATGAAATGGCGACTCTTGCCGGAGTGCGTAATCAGGAAGTGGCAAAAAACTTCAAAGGCCTAGATCGTATGAGCAAGATTCGGACGTTAGCTCCGTTTGTGGATGATAAAGGTGTGATGCGATCGGAGTCTAGGATTTCTGCTGCTACGTTTGTGTCATACGATACTAGATTTCCAATTATACTCCCGAAAGAACACTTCGTCACACGATTGTTGTTAGAGGGGTATCATCGACGATTCCTGCATGCGAACGGAGAAACGATCGTAAACGAAGTGAGACAACGGTTCCACGTTTCGACCTTGCGCATGCTAGTCCGCAAGATAGCAAAGGAGTGCTTCTTATGCCAAATCAGAAAGGCGGCTCCGGTGATTCCTAGAATGGCTCCTCTCCCCATGGCGAGGTTGAGGCCATACGAACGTCCGTTTTCTTACGTAGGACTTGACTACTTTGGTCCAATTTCAGTTCGAGTGAATCGTAGCACAGTAAAGAGGTGGATAGCACTATTCACTTGCCTCACAACCCGTGCCGTGCACCTAGAGGTTGCCCACTCGTTGTCGACCGAATCGTGCAAGCAAGCTGTGCGGCGGTTTATCGGGCGTAGAGGCGCTCCGGTTGAAATCCGTAGTGACAGAGGAACAAACTTCGTGGGAGCCAACAACGATTTGCGTAAGGAGATGGCAGCGATGGATAGACAACTAGCTGAGACGTTCACCAACACTAATACTCGGTGGGTGTTCAATCCACCGGCAGCGCCGCACATGGGCGGCGCCTGGGAGCGTTTGGTTAGATCTGTCAAAACAGCCATGGCGGCCATCAAGACAACGGAAATCCCGAAAGAAGAAGCGCTGGCGACATTTGTAGTAGAGGCGGAAAGTGTGGTCAATTCAAGGCCTCTAACGTTTATTCCACTGGAGAACGAACAGCAGGAGGCGCTAACCCCTAACCATTTTCTTTTGCTGAACTCTTCGGGAGTGGTACAATCTCCGAAGACGCAAGTGGATCCGAAAGTTGTATGCAGAGGAGACTGGGAGCTTTGCAGATCCATGGTAGATCAGTTTTGGAGACGGTGGGTACGAGAATATCTGCCCACCATTGCTCGCCGGACCAAGTGGTTTCAAGATGTGACGCCAATCGCTGTTGGGGACCTAGTCGTAGTGTTAGAGGAGAAGCTACGTAATGGATGGAGTCGCGGAAGAGTTGTAAAGGTCAACGAAGGACGTGATGGAAGAATACGTAGTGCGACCGTACAGACAGCAGCTGGATTGCTGGAACGGCCTGTGGCTAAAATGGCGCGACTGGATTTAGTAGGAGGTAATGCTGATCGGTAG